From the genome of Polyodon spathula isolate WHYD16114869_AA chromosome 14, ASM1765450v1, whole genome shotgun sequence, one region includes:
- the LOC121326510 gene encoding dynein light chain Tctex-type protein 2B-like isoform X1, whose translation MGESGEMLDNSYVIRPNFQHKFKPATAKECIHQILKEELVSKQYDPEQVPALTRALSEAVKDKLKEMGYDRYKLVVQVVIGEQRGEGVKMAARCFWDADTDNYAQDIYMNEILLLHLPLLVLQSDPCW comes from the exons ATGGGAGAATCAGGAGAGATGTTAGATAATTCCTACGTCATCAGACCCAACTTCCAACACAA GTTCAAACCAGCGACAGCGAAAGAGTGTATCCACCAGATCCTGAAGGAGGAGCTGGTGAGCAAACAGTATGACCCAGAGCAGGTGCCAGCTCTCACCCGCGCCCTGTCCGAAGCCGTTAAGGACAAGCTGAAAG AGATGGGGTATGACAGATACAAGCTGGTGGTGCAGGTTGTGATTGGAGAGCAGAGAGGGGAAGGCGTCAA GATGGCAGCTCGCTGTTTCTGGGATGCTGACACTGACAATTACGCCCAAGATATCTACATGAAT GAGATCCTCCTACTGCACCTCCCTCTCCTGGTACTGCAGAGCGACCCCTGCTGGTAG
- the LOC121327078 gene encoding choline-phosphate cytidylyltransferase A-like, with product MEAHGSGKSSRKRKKEGSNGETEEDVTPAKMPRCSVGLTEPAPFADEIKVPHNTPYVRVTVEEARRGTPLERPVRVYADGIFDMFHSGHARALMQAKQLFPNTHLIVGVCNDNLTHKFKGFTVMSEDERYDAVSHCRYVDEVVRNAPWSLSPEFLTKHRIDFVAHDDIPYSSAGSDDVYKHIKEAGMFAPTQRTEGISTSDIITRIVRDYDVYVRRNLQRGYTAKELNVSFINEKKYHLQERVDKVKQKVKNVEERSKEFVQKVEEKSIDLIQKWEEKSREFIGNFLQMFGPEGALKHMLKEGKGRMLQAISPRQSPNSSPSRERSPSPSFRLPFFTKISPPPSPRAGSAGAYHISEDEEDED from the exons ATGGAGGCTCACGGCTCAGGCAAGTCGTCacggaagaggaagaaggaggGCTCGAACGGGGAGACAGAGGAAGACGTCACGCCAGCGAAGATGCCACGCTGCTCCGTG GGTTTGACTGAACCAGCCCCCTTTGCAGATGAGATCAAGGTCCCGCACAACACTCCGTACGTCCGGGTCACCGTGGAGGAGGCCCGGCGGGGCACGCCAT TGGAGCGGCCGGTTCGGGTGTATGCTGACGGGATCTTCGATATGTTCCACTCCGGCCATGCCCGGGCGCTCATGCAGGCCAAGCAACTGTTCCCAAACACACACCTCATAGTAGGAG TGTGCAATGACAATCTGACCCACAAGTTCAAGGGCTTCACGGTGATGAGCGAGGACGAGCGGTACGACGCAGTGAGTCACTGCCGCTACGTCGACGAGGTCGTCCGCAACGCGCCCTGGTCCCTCTCGCCGGAGTTCCTCACCAAGCATCGG attgaCTTTGTGGCCCATGATGATATTCCATACTCCTCTGCAGGAAGTGATGATGTCTACAAGCACATCAAAGAAGCAG GCATGTTTGCCCCGACTCAGCGGACGGAAGGCATCTCCACGTCTGACATCATCACGCGGATTGTGCGTGATTATGACGTGTACGTGCGGAGGAACCTGCAGAGGGGCTACACAGCCAAGGAACTCAATGTCAGCTTTATCAAT GAGAAGAAGTACCACCTGCAGGAGCGCGTGGACAAGGTGAAGCAGAAGGTGAAGAACGTGGAGGAGCGCTCCAAGGAGTTTGTTCAGAAGGTGGAGGAGAAGAGCATAGACCTGATCCAGAAATGGGAGGAGAAATCCCGGGAATTCATCGGCAACTTCCTGCAGATGTTTGGACCCGAGGGGGCGCTG AAACACATGCTGAAGGAGGGGAAGGGACGGATGTTGCAGGCGATCAGCCCACGGCAGAGTCCCaacagcagccccagcagggagCGCTCCCCCTCGCCCAGCTTCCGGCTGCCCTTCTTCACCAAGATCTCCCCCCCGCCATCCCCGCGGGCCGGCTCCGCCGGGGCATACCACATCAGCGAGGACGAGGAGGATGAAGACTAA
- the LOC121326510 gene encoding dynein light chain Tctex-type protein 2B-like isoform X2, giving the protein MGESGEMLDNSYVIRPNFQHKFKPATAKECIHQILKEELVSKQYDPEQVPALTRALSEAVKDKLKEMGYDRYKLVVQVVIGEQRGEGVKMAARCFWDADTDNYAQDIYMNDSLFCVAAAFGCFYY; this is encoded by the exons ATGGGAGAATCAGGAGAGATGTTAGATAATTCCTACGTCATCAGACCCAACTTCCAACACAA GTTCAAACCAGCGACAGCGAAAGAGTGTATCCACCAGATCCTGAAGGAGGAGCTGGTGAGCAAACAGTATGACCCAGAGCAGGTGCCAGCTCTCACCCGCGCCCTGTCCGAAGCCGTTAAGGACAAGCTGAAAG AGATGGGGTATGACAGATACAAGCTGGTGGTGCAGGTTGTGATTGGAGAGCAGAGAGGGGAAGGCGTCAA GATGGCAGCTCGCTGTTTCTGGGATGCTGACACTGACAATTACGCCCAAGATATCTACATGAAT GACAGTCTGTTTTGTGTGGCTGCTGCATTTGGCTGTTTCTATTACTGA